In Phycisphaerales bacterium, a single window of DNA contains:
- a CDS encoding AP2 domain-containing protein, protein MWRGAGIMGRACPGARRVGGVRGHGGCIKTRASRADNTSMGSTYHYEKAAAEGRLPTFPEGFVPLAEAARSFGVTTVTWKIWENKGRVAIPRYRKKLTAGPPWVLYKVEDLERLREQFRNEPPPSIPAGYVTQREAAKRLGIGLTAWGTWERSGRIAIPRTRMKVPHGPPLVLYAVADLEPLREHLRKLDEERDRLPEGLLTREQAADLFDFNVHWFDKWTQEVELPVQPVWVPRSGSGPLKMYPRDELIAFRDQWRRRFEPYPDPERPGCYRVPLVYMTYEPREAIIDEVDLPLVQGKSWHWEERTEGLVGTVALASAYGQNTPLKRLLMGVANPGNEMRVTHRNGDPLDCRRCNLEVIAPDEQVHRNRKMGTVNGRKFTSQYKGVCWDEKRGAWKAQIRKGDYYRSIGRFDDEEDAARAYDNAARELFGEHASLNFPEEGERGALGVAA, encoded by the coding sequence ATGTGGCGTGGGGCGGGCATCATGGGGCGTGCCTGCCCCGGCGCGCGGCGTGTTGGAGGCGTCAGAGGGCATGGCGGGTGCATCAAGACGCGTGCGTCCCGCGCCGATAACACCTCTATGGGCTCCACCTACCACTACGAGAAGGCCGCCGCCGAGGGCCGGCTGCCGACGTTCCCTGAGGGGTTCGTGCCGCTGGCCGAGGCCGCGCGTTCGTTCGGCGTCACCACCGTGACCTGGAAGATCTGGGAGAACAAGGGCCGCGTCGCGATCCCGCGCTACAGGAAGAAGCTCACCGCGGGGCCGCCCTGGGTGCTGTACAAGGTCGAAGACCTGGAGCGTCTGCGCGAGCAGTTCAGGAACGAGCCGCCGCCCTCCATCCCCGCGGGGTACGTCACGCAGCGCGAGGCCGCCAAGCGTCTAGGTATCGGCCTGACCGCATGGGGCACCTGGGAGCGTTCGGGCCGTATCGCCATCCCGCGCACGCGCATGAAGGTCCCGCACGGCCCGCCGCTGGTGCTGTACGCCGTCGCCGACCTCGAGCCGCTGCGCGAGCACCTGAGGAAGCTGGACGAGGAGCGCGACCGGCTGCCCGAGGGGCTCCTCACGCGCGAGCAGGCCGCCGACCTCTTCGACTTCAACGTCCACTGGTTCGACAAGTGGACCCAGGAGGTCGAGCTCCCCGTCCAGCCCGTGTGGGTTCCCCGCTCCGGCTCCGGCCCGCTCAAGATGTACCCGCGCGACGAGTTGATCGCCTTCCGCGACCAGTGGCGCCGCCGCTTCGAGCCCTACCCCGACCCCGAGCGCCCGGGCTGCTACCGCGTGCCGCTCGTGTACATGACCTACGAGCCGCGCGAAGCCATCATCGACGAAGTGGACCTGCCGCTGGTGCAGGGGAAGAGCTGGCACTGGGAGGAGCGGACCGAGGGGCTTGTCGGCACCGTCGCCCTCGCCTCCGCCTACGGCCAGAACACCCCGCTCAAGCGCCTCCTCATGGGCGTCGCCAATCCCGGCAACGAGATGCGCGTCACCCACCGCAACGGCGACCCCCTGGACTGCCGCCGCTGCAACCTGGAGGTGATCGCCCCCGACGAGCAGGTGCACCGCAACCGCAAGATGGGCACCGTCAATGGCCGCAAGTTCACCTCGCAGTACAAGGGCGTGTGCTGGGACGAGAAGCGCGGCGCCTGGAAGGCCCAGATCCGGAAGGGCGACTACTACCGCTCCATCGGCCGCTTCGACGACGAGGAGGATGCCGCCCGCGCCTACGACAACGCCGCCCGCGAGCTCTTCGGCGAGCACGCCAGCCTCAACTTCCCGGAAGAGGGCGAGAGGGGGGCGCTGGGGGTGGCGGCGTAG